A single genomic interval of Lathyrus oleraceus cultivar Zhongwan6 chromosome 7, CAAS_Psat_ZW6_1.0, whole genome shotgun sequence harbors:
- the LOC127105690 gene encoding UDP-glucose 4-epimerase GEPI48, which produces MSAKTILVTGGAGYIGTHTVLQLLLAGYKVVVVDNLDNSSAKSIDRVKTLAGAFAGNLSFHKLDLRNRDGLEKIFSSTNFDAVIHFAGLKAVGESVRKPMVYYNNNLIGTIVLFEVMAAHGCKKLVFSSSATVYGWPKKVPCTEEFPLSAVNPYGRTKLYVEEICRDIYHADSEWKITLLRYFNPVGAHPSGHIGEDPRGIPNNLMPFVQQVAVGRRPALTVFGTDYSTSDGTGVRDYIHVVDLADGHIAALRKLDDPKTGCEVFNLGTGKGTSVFEMVTAFEKASGKKIPIVKAGRRPGDAETVYGSTSKAEKELNWKAKYGIDDMCRDQWNWASKNPYGYGDSTK; this is translated from the exons ATGTCTGCCAAAACCATTCTTGTTACCGGCGGTGCCGGCTACATCGGCACCCACACCGTTCTCCAGCTTCTTCTCGCCGGTTACAAAGTCGTCGTCGTAGATAATCTCGATAATTCTTCCGCCAAATCCATCGACAGAGTCAAGACTCTCGCCGGTGCTTTCGCCGGTAACCTATCATTTCATAAG TTAGACCTGCGGAACCGAGATGGATTGGAGAAGATTTTTTCTTCCACAAA CTTTGATGCGGTCATACATTTTGCTGGCCTAAAGGCAGTAGGTGAAAGTGTGCGGAAACCAATGGTCTACTATAACAACAACTTGATTGGGACAATTGTTCTATTTGAAGTCATGGCCGCCCATGGATGCAAGAAG CTTGTGTTCTCCTCTTCAGCCACTGTATATGGTTGGCCAAAAAAAGTCCCTTGTACCGAAGAGTTCCCTTTATCAGCTGTAAACCCATATGGGCGAACCAAG CTTTATGTCGAAGAAATTTGTCGTGATATCTACCATGCAGATTCAGAATGGAAAATAACACTCTTGAGATACTTCAACCCAGTTGGTGCTCATCCTAGTGGTCACATTGGTGAGGATCCTCGCGGAATTCCTAACAACCTCATGCCTTTTGTTCAGCAAGTTGCAGTTGGCAGACGCCCCGCATTGACAGTTTTTGGAACAGATTATAGTACAAGTGATGGAACTGGA GTTCGTGATTATATTCATGTTGTTGATTTAGCAGATGGGCACATTGCTGCATTGCGTAAACTAGACGATCCTAAAACAG GTTGTGAGGTTTTCAACTTGGGAACAGGAAAGGGAACATCAGTCTTCGAGATGGTTACAGCTTTTGAAAAGGCCTCTGGAAAG AAAATTCCAATAGTAAAAGCTGGTAGGAGACCTGGAGATGCCGAAACTGTTTATGGGTCAACATCAAAAGCAGAAAAAGAACTTAACTGGAA AGCTAAATATGGCATCGATGATATGTGCCGTGATCAATGGAATTGGGCTAGCAAAAACCCTTATGGCTATGGTGACTCTACAAAATGA